One part of the Triplophysa rosa linkage group LG5, Trosa_1v2, whole genome shotgun sequence genome encodes these proteins:
- the LOC130554161 gene encoding NLR family CARD domain-containing protein 3-like isoform X2 yields the protein MKKELKIFKSLLSPDYPSCSEREEEDDEDQIRVREMFLKITLNVLKKMKQTDLANKLQTKLAPVYMKKHKSRLKEQFQRMNEGMSAQGSSTLVNEIYTELYITEGGSEDINNEHEVRQIETASRRSETQETQIKCNDIFKVSPEQTKPIRRVLTKGVAGIGKTVSVQKFILDWAEEKTNQDLHLIFPLPFRELNLIKETNISLMDLLHHFFTDTKELRSTDFEDYKVVFIFDGLDECRLPLDFSKNPSLFDVRESASVDVLLTNLIKGNLLPSALIWITSRPAAANQIPPECVDLITDVRGFNDPQKDEYFRKRINDESLANRIITHMKSSRSLYIMCHIPVFCWISATVLQRMLSEAESPAQIPKTLTQMFTHFLMFHIKLKSQKYDGKCEVDLQQARKSLESLGKLAFQQLEKGNLIFYEEDLRECDIDVREASVYSGVCTQIFREEFGLNLGKVFSFVHLSVQEFLAALFVFLSFLQQTSENFSRLRSNMSDLLKSEVDKALQSENGHLDLHLRFLLGLSLESSQTILRDLMTQTGRSSDSKQETVEYIKMKIRENLSPEKSINLFHCLNELNDHSLVQEVQTYVNRGDESRLSGVRLSPAQWSALVFVLLNSEEKLDEFNLSKYDRSHECLLRLLPVIKASRTADLSDCNLTEESCSSLASVLRSNSSSLTELNLSHNKLQDSGVKLLSDGLKNTNCKLKTLK from the exons AACTTGCCCCTGTATACATGAAGAAACACAAATCCAGACTAAAAGAGCAATTCCAGAGAATGAATGAAGGAATGTCAGCTCAAGGAAGCTCAACACTTGTGAATGAGATCTACACAGAGCTGTACATCACAGAGGGAGGGAGTGAAGACATCAATAATGAACATGAGGTGAGACAGATTGAGACAGCATCCAGAAGATCAGAGACACAAGAAACACAAATCAAATGTAATGACATCTTTAAAGTCTCACCTGAACAAACCAAACCCATCAGACGTGTGCTGACTAAAGGAGTCGCTGGAATTGGAAAAACAGTCTCTGTGCAGAAGTTCATTCTGGACTGGGCTGAAGAAAAAACAAATCAAGATCTTCACTTGATATTTCCACTTCCTTTCAGAGAACTGAATCTGATCAAAGAGACAAATATCAGTCTGATGGATCTTCTTCATCACTTCTTCACAGATACAAAAGAACTGAGATCAACAGACTTTGAGGAttataaagttgtgtttatcTTTGATGGTCTGGATGAGTGTCGTCTTCCTCTAGATTTCTCAAAGAATCCCAGTTTGTTTGATGTCAGAGAATCAGCGTCAGTGGATGTGCTGCTGACAAACCTCATCAAGGGGAATCTGCTTCCTTCTGCTCTGATCTGGATCACCTCTCGACcagcagcagccaatcagattcctCCTGAGTGTGTTGATCTGATCACAGATGTACGAGGATTCAATGACCCTCAGAAGGACGAGTATTTCAGGAAGAGAATCAATGATGAGAGTCTGGCCAACAGAATCATCACACACATGAAATCATCCAGAAGTCTGTACATCATGTGTCACATCCCAGTCTTCTGCTGGATTTCAGCCACTGTTCTCCAGAGAATGTTGAGTGAAGCAGAGAGTCCAGCACAGATCCCCAAGACTCTCACTCAGATGTTCACACACTTCCTGATGTTTCACATCAAACTGAAGAGTCAGAAGTATGATGGGAAATGTGAGGTAGATCTTCAGCAGGCTAGAAAGAGTCTGGAGTCTCTGGGAAAACTGGCTTTTCAACAGCTGGAGAAAGGGAACCTGATCTTCTATGAGGAGGATCTGAGAGAGTGTGACATTGATGTCAGAGAAGCGTCAGTGTACTCAGGAGTTTGTACTCAGATCTTCAGAGAGGAGTTTGGACTGAACCTGGGGAAGGTGTTCAGCTTTGTGCATCTGAGCGTTCAGGAGTTTCTCGCCGctttatttgtgtttctgtcatttcttcagCAAACATCAGAAAACTTCAGCAGATTGAGATCAAATATGAGTGATTTACTGAAGAGTGAAGTGGACAAGGCCTTACAGAGTGAGAACGGACACCTGGATCTTCACCTCAGATTTCTTCTGGGTCTTTCACTGGAGTCCAGTCAGACAATCTTACGAGATCTGATGACACAGACAGGAAGAAGCTCTGACAGTAAACAGGAAACAGTCGAGTACATTAAGATGAAGATCAGAGAGAATCTCTCTCCAGAGAAATCCATCAATCTGTTTCACTGTCTGAATGAACTCAATGATCATTCTCTAGTGCAGGAAGTACAAACATATGTGAACAGAGGAGATGAGTCTCGTCTCTCTGGAGTCCGTCTCTCTCCTGCTCAGTGGTCGGCTCTGGTGTTTGTGTTACTGAACTCAGAAGAGAAGCTGGATGAGTTTAATCTGAGTAAATATGATCGATCACATGAATGTCTTCTGAGGCTTCTGCCAGTGATCAAAGCATCCAGAACAGCTGA TCTGAGTGACTGTAATCTGACAGAGGAAAGTTGTTCATCACTGGCGTCAGTTCTCAGATCAAACTCCTCAAGTCTGACAGAACTGAACCTGAGTCACAATAAACTgcaggattcaggagtgaagctgctcTCTGATGGACTGAAGAATACAAACTGTAAACTGAAGACACTGaagtaa